Part of the Pieris napi chromosome 6, ilPieNapi1.2, whole genome shotgun sequence genome, tctcacgTCATTTTAGATATTggaacttttttattttggcaTTTGATTTCGTCTGCTGGCTGCACAGCAATTTGCTAacatttgttgtttttattcgtGCTcgtaataagtttttattgtgtattttatttatactaattattaaacattattgtaATCTATATTTTTGCTATTATGTAAACacctataaattttatatgtgttaaTAAAATGAAGAGGTGTTGGCTGCTTTGTCAATTTCCCTTGTTCGTCACTTTaaacgtatatttttatttaggtgTTGAAGCATAAAATTGACAACATTAAGCGTATGGCAGCGCACCCTTCACAACCATTatgtaagtaatatttattttatagtaaacCAACTTAAATCGGGGATAaactcttttttaatttatataagtacAGTGCTAGCTTATTATAGAGGAAATAAGTAATCGTTAAAGATTAAAggatattatgtaaaaacaatatttttattcatgcaGACAGGAAAGACTCGTGAGCTTTATGACATTTGCTCGTACGGGCACTATATctgattaaataatatctgTTTTAGACTTGACGGGAGGCGCAGACGGCTCAGTCCAACTATGGGAGTGGGGCCATCCCTATTGTGTATGGTCTCCACGGGCACCTGGCGCTTTTGCAAAAGTAACCCGGGTACGGTTCTCGGACTACGGCAATAAGTTCGCGGCATCAGATGCGGATGGCAATCTTGCAATGTGGCAATTGCAGCCGTCCTCCAAAAATGGAACCAGCCAGCCGCAGACACCACCAAGGCCATTCTTTGTAAGGAATccgttttaaatataaacatcttTATCCAATATTAACGGTCTCACCGACCACAGGACTGCTTTAAAGCGCTCAAATATtaacttttctataaaaaaaaaacaacacgTTTTGTtcagtaataaaattttatttaacagagCACAAAAGGTATTGAAATAAGCTCAGAATGCTTTAGGTCTTTtgtataaatgataataaatgtCCAGTGACTTTAAAGCTAGTAATAGTACTCTTATCTGATGTAAACGATATTATGATCCCACACCGGTTTTGGGTTTGATCTATTGtctcaaattatatataatgggtgttttttttagagatatagaactttaaattgcaataaaacaaCGATGGATTATTGGACtgtcatgattttttttttatttgaaagataaTCTTGTGgcaattcatttaaaatatgatttctgGCATATGACTGCCACGGCTGGCTCGGATATAGTCCAATCTGGACGTCCAATTTTCGATGACTTTTTTCAACATTTGTGGCCGTATATCGGCAATAACACGGCGAATGTTGTCTTCCAAATGGTCAAGCGTTTGTGGCTTATCCACATAGACCAATGACTTTACATAGCCCCACAGAAAATAATCTAGCGGTGTTAAATCACAAGATCTTGGAGGCCAATTCACAGGTCAAAAACGTGAAATTAGGCGGTGTCTTTCAGTAAATCGACTGTGGCACGAGCTGTGTGACATGCTGCGCCGTCTTGTTAAAACCACAGCTCTTGGACATCATGATTGTTCAATTCAGGAatgaaaaagttattaatCATGTCTCTATACCTATCACCATTGACTAACATTCTGGCCATTATCGTTTTTGAAGAAGTATGGACCAATGCTGCCACCAGCCCATAAAGCGCACCAAACAGTCAGTTTTTCTGGATGTAACGGTGTTTCGACATACACTTGAGGATACGCTTCACTCCAAATGCGGCAGTTTTGTTTGTTGATATAGCCATTTAACCAAAAGTGTGCTTCATCGCTAAACAAAATTCGCTTATGAAAATCGAGAACAACGGACGGGAAAATTGGACGTCCAGATTGGACTATATCCGAGCCAGCCGTGGCAGTCATATACcagaaatcatatttaaaatgtattgccACAAGAttatctttcaaataaaaaaaaattatgtcagTCCAATAATCCATCGttgttttattgcaatttaaagttctatacctctaaaaaaaacacccgatatatataagtatgtataataattgtgtaGAGATTTCTTTAGtaatgttctataaaataattttaaaaaatacctcATTTTCAGACTCACCAGTGTCATAGTAAAGGAATTAGTGACTTCGTTTTCTTGGGTTCCTGTAGTTTAGTAGCCACAggtaagaaaaattaatatgcctttaagatataaaatatatacaatttcaccttaatatgttatttaaaatatgaacttTCTTTACAGCCGGTCATAGTTCGGAAAGTAAAAACGTGGCTATTTGGGATACCTTAATGCCGATTAAGAAGGCTTTAGTTGTTTGtgagtatattttaaaataaatagaaataagcTAAAACCctaattcattaattatgaattcattaattttatatgatgaTATGTTTTCATGAACTTTGAATACAATAGCAACACTATTTCGTTGTAACGTTCTTGAATTTCAGTTCTTTATTTCTAACTACTTGTACAGACTCCctggaaatttataatatttccttTAAGTTATTCTCATACACGTGATATTTTTAGCGTGGACGTGCCACGAAGGCGGCGCCTCGTGTGTCGCATGGGCAGGCGGCACTGGCGCATTGGTCTCGTGCGGGCGTCGCGGCGACGTACTCGTTTGGGACTTACGTGCACGTGCACCAAGACACAAGTTGCACGCGCATCACGCGCCCATTAAGTGCGTGGCGCTCTCACCCAAAGAGGATTATTATGCTATTGGCGCCGCCGATGGGGACATAAAGGTACGCAAACACTAGAAACTAAATTAGTCAAAACAATTTCTAGAAAATTTAGAACATCGTTTATACAGTGATATTTAtttgtcaatattttaaagtaaaactagaactatttataaaacaagcAAGAAATCtccagaaaaatatttaacaaaaactaaaattttcaGGTGTATTCGCTCGCGACGCATCAATTGTTGCATACGTTCGCGGGTGAACACGCAAGAAGTTCCTTCTTCAAACATATTGGACAAGGGGTCACACAAATACATATTGGTaaggaataatttttaattgacttaattttgtctcatagtaaactttaaacggtaagtttaataaatgtcaatttatttctttattattgatatatatatgtcaattCCTCTACAGCAGTCGTGGTCAGCAAACCACAAGTATACAGTTACGGCGGAATTATTATACGAGGTTTTGGGACCATATTTCAAATGTTATATCAAATAGAATAcgcgttaatttattttttactggtGGTATCAAAATTTCTGTTCAAGCAGCGAAAGATGTTGCAAAGGCATTGAAagtgtatattaatattattttcagataATGGTGGCCGTTTGTTCTCGTGTGGCGCAGATGGAACAATGAAAGTGCGCAAGTTGCCGGAACGAGATGCGCCATTGCATCACGCGCACTACACTACTTAGTAAGggcatttatattatttagttcgCTATAAAAGTAAACCTTTTCTTCTTACATTGCGATGTTTTCGAATATGAGTTGAGACTTAGAAGAATGTGTTGACGAAATGCTTGTATAATTCAAGGTTTAGTTCCAGCAGCCAAACATACCTCGTTTACTTacctgtatttttattttaaaacttactcgattatttatttatatcgacACTTCTCGAATTCTTCGCTTAGATAGCCAcaatatgaaattataaatatattggcCTACCTCATTATTTTACGTAGCGATTCGGGTTTTATCTGTCACCTATAGATAGATATGGgggtaaaaatattacatattcaGCATGTTTCTttgttatagttatatttttataatttccaGGTGAACGGTAGGAAAATAGAGGGTAGATAGGAAAAAGGAACGAGCTCGGCCGGAGTGATCGTGTTGTTGTTGTTCGTGTTACAAGTACCCTAGACTAGTCACCGAGTAGCCCATAATTTAGTCTTATATGAATCTTTAGTtcaattgtataatttaaccTCTCCTAGACGAGGTCTATTTATCCCGAATGAATGTCGGCCTAAGGGAAACAGTCCTGTGTGCAATCCCTCGCTGTCTTATGATTCCGACTTAGTCGAGCCTTCTATGAGATGTTAGCTCGCATTTAATGTAATCTTGTTGAcgcataataaatattttaatatttctaattgTCGTCGTGGCTTAGtatgtgtatttaaataattattcttataatCTCTATCAAATATTGTTCAGTCTATCTCATTGGCATTCTACATTTAATAACCTTAGGTGTAAGTGTTGCTCCCCCTTTAATCTATTGAGTGTTGTTCAATGGTCCATTTTTCTCAGAAGTATATTTCGCGAGCAATAACAGAAGCCTCGGAAAACAGTATTAAGACATGTGTGGAGGCTgcgaaatatgtttttaaattatatgttgtGATGTGATAGTTGACGGTAATATAGCATTTTATTCCGATTAACTCGgatattaatcaaaaatattttgtctgtCTTATTTCCATTTGCAGTTCTGTTACAATATTTCCAATGTTTAGCTAAAAGACAATTTCttagatattgtttttatttaattgtattttaggataattattatttagtaaccAAAGTATATGCGTACGTAATATTCACATTGAAACAAGTTACCAAACGTtagaaagtatttttttaaaccgcacaatattttttgtacactCGCGTGTGCATGGCcgtgttttctttatttgcaATGTGCTACACGAAGAAGTAAATatacagattaaaaatataaataacaattcaaATCAATTCTTTTCACATATTATCTACAAATGGTGATCAAGTTTattgttacatattattttatcttggtaaatctttttttattaattaccaatcttgttaatatttttacatacaagATTGTTGCatcacttatttaaattattatattatgtgaaAGATagttcaattttattatgaagCCACACTATAtctgtgttattattattaaattgtgaacattgtatttaaatgcttattaatttgttttatttatgaaaggACGTTAAAATAAAGGTTAAATCAAAACAATGCGTTTTATTCTAAAtacctattttatatataagtaactattactataattgtaaaatataaaaaaataaaagtcctcatgaaataatttaatatatttgtaccaagaaaacaataacagataaaacacgctttttaAGACTTCAAAGTAGGacttaatcaataaaatatatgtatataaatgatGATACTGAGCAATAatgttttacttaaaaacaCTTGTATTCAGTTCAAAGGGATTAAGTCCAAAGTAATCtgacaaaaattataatgctTGTTAGTTCGAGGCCGTTAATTTACCTCTTGGATTTTCCAAAAACattgtcacagttttcgttccATTCgcaatattaacaaatttacaATATGGTATATTTTCAGCATCAACACTTTTCGGTTTCGTTGGAGAAACAACTATTAGTTTAGTATTCAATTCAACTGTATTCCTAACTTCACATCCATCAcaccataaataaaacttcatacCATACAAACCaaacaaaatttcaatttCCTTGTAAAGCTGgtctatgtttaaatatttgttatccTTGTCTTTAAGAAGAATACTACCGTAACTTGTTTCAGCACCAAGTCTTGGCGATATGTTTTGAAGAATGACATTTGCCCAAGGATTTGCTGGCATTTCCACATCTTTTCTCCAAGTGATAACCAATTGTAATTGAGAGCCTTTTAATTCTTGAGTTTCTTGGATGACAATGGGCTTAGATGGTGACAaatcttcaattgtttttaatggTGCCTTCACAGTGGTTTCTATCAACTCCCGATGGCTTTTAATGATTCTCAATATATCACTAGTTTTGTtaacagaaaaataaacatcTACTTCATCAGTAGGCACAAGATGAGCTTTCTTCCTTAATTTTTGAACTCTGTTAATTATTTCCCTTGCAAAGCCCTCATCAAGCATATCTTGATCTGGTGTTACATTAAGCAAAATTAATACATCATTATCactatgggcctcatattgtTCATTGCCCTtagcttgaaatattattcttaCTTCTGATACATCAATATGCTGACCAACAAGTTCAACATATCCATTTGCAATTAGCTTTTCACAATCTTCATTGTTGAGATCTTTCAATGCTTGAGTGACTGCTTTAAAATCTCCTTTCAATCGAGCACCCAAAATCTTGTGATCCGGTTCAGCCCTGAGTGTGATACCATACTTTTCTTTATCACTTGATAAAACAACTCTCTTTACATTCATTTCTTCCAcgacaaattttaataaagagtTAATATCATTTAAGTATGTCTGATCTTGATGAATTATGACCATTTCTGGCAAAGGATACTTGATCGGAATAGTTTTTCTGTCCCTTACTACTCTGCCTAACTCTATAACAGCTTGCATTCTTTCCACAGCCCTTTCAatatcggaatctactaaatcCAGTTTTGGTTCTGGTATCATGTTGAAATGTACACTTTCCAAGGAATCACCAGGCAGCAGCTGTCTTAGTGTCTTATACATGAATTCAGTCAGGAAAGGAGTGAATGGTGCCATTACACGGACCATGTCATATAAGACACCAAACAAAGTATCTAGGGCTACTTGGCAGTCTTTCACACCATTCTCACCCTTTAGTCTTTTTCTATTCATTCTTACATACCAGTTGGTCAAGTTGTCAATAAATTTGGTTAGTCTTGGTACAACAGTATATAAGTGATATGCGGCCATTTCTTTAGTCACAAATTGGATAAGAGATTGTGTAAATGAAGTTATCCATTTATCCATGACATTTACCCTTTCTGCTTTTTCattgaatttatatattattttatcttccTGAATAATTCTTTCAACATTTTGCATCAAAAATCTAAATGCATTATACCAAGGTAGAAATACATCTTTGATAACATCTCTTACCCCATCCTCTTTGAATCTTAAGTTCTCTGCCTTGACTACAGGGGAATTAATAAGGTATAGCCTTAATGCATCTGCACCATATTTTCTTACTACATCAAGAGGATCAGGATAATTCTTTTTACGCTTAGACATTTTCTGCCCATCAGAAGCGAGAATTAAGCCATTTGCAATCAGGTTTTTAAATGGTGGCTTATTGAATAGTGCAGTAGATAGTACAATCAATGTATAAAACCACCCTCTTGTCTGATCAATTCCTTCAGCAATAAAATTAGCAGGGAAAACTTCTTCAAActcctttttattttcaaagggATAATGACACTGGGCATATGGCATAGAACCCGACTCAAACCAACAGTCAAAAACTTCTGAAACTCTCTTCAAAGGTGGTTGACCTGGACGAGAAGATGGAATTTCCAGGTGATCGATGCTCTCCCTATGTAGGTCTGTGATTTCTTTTCCTGTTAGTTCACTTAACTCAGCAATACTGCCCACACATATTACTTCCTGTTTATCACTCGAAATCCAGAGGGGAATTGGTGTACCCCAGTAACGGTTTCGGCTGATCGCCCAATCTCTAGCTTCTCTTAaccagttcccaaatcttttttcttttacagaTTCTGGAACCCAATATGTGGCTTCACTTGATTTTAAAAGGTCTTGACTCATTTGTTCAACTCTAACGAACCAAGAAGGTACTGCTTTGTATAGAAGAGGTGTTTCTGACCTCCAACAGAATGGATAACTATGTTTCACTTGTCCTGAATGCACTAATCTATTACGAGCCTTCAAATTTGCAATTATATGTTTATCTGCATCTTTAACATATTGACCTATAAAATCTTTGACTGGGTCTATAAATCGCCCACTTGAATCTACAGGACAAATGATTTCTTGATCTCTAGTAATGATACCATTTGCTAAACAAACTCTAAAATCATCCTCACCAAAATATGGAGCTTGATGAACAATACCTGTTCCAGAATCATCAGTAACATACCCATCTGTCAACACTTGGTAGGCATTGGGGCACTTCCCAATAAAATAGTCAAATATAGGAGTATATTTTAGCCCCTTTAACTTTTCACCTGGGAATTTCTCAACTATTTCAAAATCATcaacatttttaaagataacTGGAAATCTACTTTCTTGCAACACATACAATGTTCCTGTAGCTTTTTCTTTTACTTTGAGGTAAGTTAATTTAGGATTGACACAAAGACTCAAGTTACTAGGAAGTGTCCAAGGTGTGGTAGTCCATGCTAATAAAGAAAATCCTTCAGCGGTAGGAAAAGTTATTACAACAGTGGGATCAACAACATCTTTGTAATTTTGTCCAGACTCAAAATTTGAGAGTGGAGTAGAACATGCTGTGGAGAATGGCATTACTTTCACACCTTGATAGACTAGACCCTTGTTATATAGCTCCTTAAAAACCCACCATACAGATTCCATAAATGATGGGTATAGAGTTTTGTagtcatttttaaaatctgaaacattttaatgggtgtaaattaaacaaatttaaataaaattatagcaGGGCTTCATAAggtattcaaatataattacacACTAAAAAATTGATCTTACCTATCCACCGACCCATTCTTGTAATGATCATTTCCCATTCAGTGGCATATTTCATGACGATTTTACGACACTCTGCATTGTACTTATCAATTCCCATTTTAGCTACATCTTCAGGTCCCTTTATTCCCAATGACTTATCAATTTCAAATTCTACTGGTAGGCCATGGCAATCCCATCCAAATCTTCTTTCAACATGGTAGCCCTACAACACATTTCAGAATTTTAGGTAAATAGCCTGAAATTGAAATTGCccctaaaaaatattatagtaagtTAGACTCTACCTTTTGATGAGCATATCTTGTGACAACATCTTTGATGGTGCCTGC contains:
- the LOC125050386 gene encoding isoleucine--tRNA ligase, cytoplasmic, with the translated sequence MSLPSQIIRVPENIDFPKEEENVLKFWKDIDAFQTCLKQSKNKQRYSFYDGPPFATGLPHYGHILAGTIKDVVTRYAHQKGYHVERRFGWDCHGLPVEFEIDKSLGIKGPEDVAKMGIDKYNAECRKIVMKYATEWEMIITRMGRWIDFKNDYKTLYPSFMESVWWVFKELYNKGLVYQGVKVMPFSTACSTPLSNFESGQNYKDVVDPTVVITFPTAEGFSLLAWTTTPWTLPSNLSLCVNPKLTYLKVKEKATGTLYVLQESRFPVIFKNVDDFEIVEKFPGEKLKGLKYTPIFDYFIGKCPNAYQVLTDGYVTDDSGTGIVHQAPYFGEDDFRVCLANGIITRDQEIICPVDSSGRFIDPVKDFIGQYVKDADKHIIANLKARNRLVHSGQVKHSYPFCWRSETPLLYKAVPSWFVRVEQMSQDLLKSSEATYWVPESVKEKRFGNWLREARDWAISRNRYWGTPIPLWISSDKQEVICVGSIAELSELTGKEITDLHRESIDHLEIPSSRPGQPPLKRVSEVFDCWFESGSMPYAQCHYPFENKKEFEEVFPANFIAEGIDQTRGWFYTLIVLSTALFNKPPFKNLIANGLILASDGQKMSKRKKNYPDPLDVVRKYGADALRLYLINSPVVKAENLRFKEDGVRDVIKDVFLPWYNAFRFLMQNVERIIQEDKIIYKFNEKAERVNVMDKWITSFTQSLIQFVTKEMAAYHLYTVVPRLTKFIDNLTNWYVRMNRKRLKGENGVKDCQVALDTLFGVLYDMVRVMAPFTPFLTEFMYKTLRQLLPGDSLESVHFNMIPEPKLDLVDSDIERAVERMQAVIELGRVVRDRKTIPIKYPLPEMVIIHQDQTYLNDINSLLKFVVEEMNVKRVVLSSDKEKYGITLRAEPDHKILGARLKGDFKAVTQALKDLNNEDCEKLIANGYVELVGQHIDVSEVRIIFQAKGNEQYEAHSDNDVLILLNVTPDQDMLDEGFAREIINRVQKLRKKAHLVPTDEVDVYFSVNKTSDILRIIKSHRELIETTVKAPLKTIEDLSPSKPIVIQETQELKGSQLQLVITWRKDVEMPANPWANVILQNISPRLGAETSYGSILLKDKDNKYLNIDQLYKEIEILFGLYGMKFYLWCDGCEVRNTVELNTKLIVVSPTKPKSVDAENIPYCKFVNIANGTKTVTMFLENPRGKLTASN